ATTCCTCGACCAGGGCGGCGGCATTGGGCTGGCCTTCCGGCCAGTGCAGCACGCCGCGCTGCGCCATCATGAAGACAAGGCTGCGCTCGGCACCATCGGAGGGATGATCGAGATAGGGTGCCGCGAATCCCAGGCCCAGCACCGTGGCGCCGGTGAGATCGCCGAAACGGTCGCGCAAGCGATGCGCGATCAGCCGGCGAGTCGCCTGGCCGAGCCGGCTTGCGTAGAATTCGCGTAGATCGGCAACATCCATTATAAGGAAGATAGGTATTCACAAGGCTGCGGTCACGCACCAATTTCGACCAAGGGAAACACGCTGTTGCCTCAGCTCGACCTTCACCCTTTCATCTGCCGTGAGGACAATTATGGCGTCCTCGTCCACGACGCCGCGACCGGCCAGACCGCCACCATCGACGCGCCCGCGGCCCCCGCCATCGAGCGCGAACTTGCGCGCAAGGGCTGGAAGCTTACCCATATCCTGACCACGCACCACCATACCGACCATGTCGAGGGCAATCTCGCCCTCAAGGAGAAATGGGGCGCGACGATCATCGGTCCCAAGGCCGAAGCTGCCCGCATCCCCGGCATCGACCAGCGAGTCTCGGGCGGCGACTCTTACGACTTCGCCGGACGGGAAGTGAAGGTTATCGCCACTCCCGGCCATACCAAGGGGCATATCGTGCTGCATCTGCCGGAAGAGAAGCTGCTCTTCGCCGGCGATACGCTGTTCGCGCTCGGCTGCGGCCGGGTGATCGAGGGCACGCTCGCCGAGATGTGGACCTCGCTCGACAAGTTGCGCAAGCTGCCGCGCGACACGGTCTTCCATTGCGGCCACGAATATACGGAATCGAACGCCCGCTTCGCGCTCACCATCGAGCCCGGCAACGAGGCGCTGGTGAAGCGCGCCGCCAGGACCAAGGCGCAGCGCGCCAAGTCTGAGATGACCTTGCCCGGCACGATCGGCGAGGAGCTCGACACCAATGTCTTCCTGAGGCCCGAGAGCAAGGAGATCCGCTCCATCCTGAGCATGGCGCTGGCCGGCAATGCGGATGTCTTCGCCGAGG
This genomic stretch from Nordella sp. HKS 07 harbors:
- the gloB gene encoding hydroxyacylglutathione hydrolase, with product MPQLDLHPFICREDNYGVLVHDAATGQTATIDAPAAPAIERELARKGWKLTHILTTHHHTDHVEGNLALKEKWGATIIGPKAEAARIPGIDQRVSGGDSYDFAGREVKVIATPGHTKGHIVLHLPEEKLLFAGDTLFALGCGRVIEGTLAEMWTSLDKLRKLPRDTVFHCGHEYTESNARFALTIEPGNEALVKRAARTKAQRAKSEMTLPGTIGEELDTNVFLRPESKEIRSILSMALAGNADVFAEVRKRKDAFR